A stretch of Mycobacterium sp. ITM-2016-00316 DNA encodes these proteins:
- the sigM gene encoding RNA polymerase sigma factor SigM: MGSFGGRSGHDRTDEQLLAAHVAGDRFAFEELFNRYQPQLYQLARITIRCPDDARDALQDAMLSAHCGAPKFRHDCSVSSWLYRIVVNACLDRLRRHKARPTTPLEATTSAGSVGDPAPGVDTAIVVELALMRLPVEQRAAIVAVDMQGFSVAEAARMLGVPEGTVKSRRARARTKLATTLGHLCAPVAAAESSGAAR; this comes from the coding sequence GTGGGGAGTTTCGGGGGACGCTCGGGGCACGATCGCACCGATGAGCAGTTGCTGGCGGCGCATGTCGCCGGGGACCGCTTCGCGTTCGAGGAGCTGTTCAATCGCTATCAGCCGCAGCTCTACCAGCTGGCGCGGATCACCATCCGATGCCCCGACGACGCCCGCGACGCCCTGCAGGACGCGATGTTGTCCGCGCACTGCGGCGCGCCGAAGTTCCGGCACGACTGCTCGGTGAGCAGCTGGCTCTACCGCATCGTGGTGAATGCCTGCCTGGACCGGCTGCGCCGGCACAAGGCGCGTCCGACGACGCCGCTGGAGGCGACGACGTCCGCCGGGTCGGTCGGCGACCCGGCGCCTGGGGTGGATACCGCCATCGTCGTCGAATTGGCGCTCATGCGGCTGCCGGTCGAACAACGGGCGGCCATCGTGGCCGTGGACATGCAGGGCTTCTCCGTCGCCGAGGCGGCCCGGATGCTGGGCGTGCCCGAGGGCACCGTGAAGAGCCGGCGCGCACGGGCCAGGACAAAGCTGGCCACCACGCTGGGCCACCTGTGCGCGCCGGTGGCTGCGGCCGAATCCAGCGGTGCCGCGCGATGA